The following proteins are encoded in a genomic region of Montipora foliosa isolate CH-2021 chromosome 10, ASM3666993v2, whole genome shotgun sequence:
- the LOC137973998 gene encoding uncharacterized protein has product MFIHRRKKICSTRQSCAILWVFFSVLALSALLNFGSDLSVSGTLQRLFIKAPQPGAHDSGGLLPQLRFTHLQPLVNMFANLTHVKPSRSDCMFSTTEFSDMKELETKQTIFLLIIVSTAPSRQERRDAIRQTWWTKCHGEVRCKFFTDGIQIPKQDKVNLANEKNIYKDIEFQPVVGGRTFGLRYLYQMMWAAVKYKFTYFLRLDDDYFLCLERLKFELRHRPTKILSWGRYHCGTGLIYMDEAWTLFTNDVIVRFLSQDPQRILCHPHADQQFPIWINSVFNKSDNLIHFDDQRLHHTRGPEKVKMFEKLTNACDCFMGTHGSSPELMQRYWKFSNDNAKEVTALTGILQTCKEPFAFDVCRMGKAFRFDPRPCIQNPQWRPGEIM; this is encoded by the exons ATGTTTATACATcgcagaaagaaaatttgctcAACTAGACAGAGTTGCGCTATCCTTTGGGTATTTTTCTCCGTTCTCGCGTTGTCTGCGCTGTTGAATTTTGGTAGCGACCTCTCCGTTTCTGGAACTCTCCAGAGGTTGTTCATCAAAGCACCgcaaccaggagcccatgataGTGGTGGTCTCCTGCCACAACTAAGATTCACACACCTTCAACCACTTGTGAACATGTTCGCTAACTTGACGCATGTAAAGCCCAGTAGAAGCGATTGTATGTTTTCAACAACGGAATTCAGTGATATGAAAGAGCTCGAGACAAAACAAACCATCTTCCTTCTTATTATTGTATCTACGGCGCCTTCAAGACAAGAGAGGAGAGATGCAATAAGGCAGACATGGTGGACGAAATGTCACGGAGAG GTGCGGTGCAAGTTTTTCACTGACGGCATTCAAATACCCAAACAGGATAAAGTGAACCTTGCcaatgaaaaaaacatttacaaagACATAGAATTTCAACCAGTTGTTGGCGGCAGAACGTTTGGCCTTCGATATCTCTACCAAATGATGTGGGCTGCGGTCAAGTACAAATTCACGTATTTCCTCCGACTAGATGATGACTATTTCCTGTGCCTTGAGAGGCTCAAATTTGAGTTACGCCACAGGCCTACCAAGATATTAAGCTGGGGCCGGTATCACTGTGGTACAGGTCTCATTTATATGGACGAGGCTTGGACGCTATTTACTAATGACGTCATTGTGCGCTTTTTGTCTCAAGACCCTCAGCGAATCCTTTGTCATCCACACGCGGATCAGCAATTTCCTATTTGGATTAACAGCGTCTTTAATAAAAGCGACAATTTAATTCATTTTGACGACCAAAGGCTTCATCACACTAGAGGACCAGAGAAAGTGAAGATGTTTGAAAAGTTGACCAACGCGTGTGACTGCTTCATGGGCACTCATGGAAGCTCGCCAGAATTAATGCAGAGATATTGGAAGTTCAGTAACGATAACGCCAAGGAAGTCACTgctttaactggaattttacaAACATGTAAAGAGCCTTTTGCATTTGACGTATGTAGAATGGGTAAAGCCTTTAGATTTGATCCCAGACCGTGTATACAAAACCCACAATGGAGGCCTGGAGAAATAATGTAA